A window from Thalassophryne amazonica chromosome 15, fThaAma1.1, whole genome shotgun sequence encodes these proteins:
- the LOC117527154 gene encoding mucin-2 isoform X2 translates to MSADDFQKMYASVMEGMLKSAVAETRKLFETMVDDLKSEISKIKKENEELKTKCNQFENATTDAKERRRDSAVQCVAEQSGSSQTQGQQSKREELQDVLQKAQHSEAHGQGNSEMTFVIINENVAEVPAVVGMEAFSGLEVAAPVTGLEVKGTVVSQICSNETQTSSQKYEGTSVAQGISSLPNDGKLSCLNEAERPASEPEHRMVLSFVTINSGVAEEPKDCPKGMDIWIDKDLVMFEDPSLLIAQQQPVLEPTENQKSAVASLQHQGDGEMALNKQLKVPLQQPAGVTSTDEQLPMALLSNGAEPDHPVLISLATGNDIEQSIYTPNTFVLLAQGDGQLVAFEEQPMLIALQQSVVEPPEKTPSQSVPQQSPKECDISINDQLGNAVERSSGVPTADKPSPEAEQLENETCAGLTNKAQEVLVVPTPDLTSRRKRGRPPKKRRPFKDQQTPEKSIIESRVDDVPTNQEVVKEVEASSAADNVNALSKESPKPPLDQVPEALSSNMSSVQQAASAHLGEVKNISVSSLPISETSLIVEQPLEMGNKSDSQQPVMGMEVDIQVPTTNVSSDVETTSMPPESHSKPLQPRSRLTSVTLQDAMLLVEAMNTHSLVPQPIVENIVPFTETLTTPQSQSSQPVSESPAQLNVPVAPQASDSKMLPQPPAGTYEALSSLPKTAPPTEDYPVKSIMGPRKSSVIPLTHKNPPRIKVITAGRMVSPSSKTGVSQIPPPTKQTQLKSHPQRIIHPPTSMGPGPDKRKIGTVPQKIIVVPKMSSSLSSHTFGTPPPTQVSPHLKVVNAHKPNLLPAPIVANMPLKSGLCPSVVQKTSVKSQKSLSVVTSQMTSTSTNQQLETSQPQKLTVIIPRRQLPRLPMPVVSKKQEVAVVALPPAHSGTPSQLKTAAEAQVSSDEAVTSSQTRTSTSDICEPAMQSNSVSAKTNTPPKTVSKVAVSPRLMPASVCPPVTPAVQMKSTAVVRLCRLPPTVPPEGVVVSNASTKNKSVLNDSTQTTQEKPSSVVKSMQTSQHAKEIVLLPEIPTSSTDGLPDLRRSEDMSVRDSQITTEPNPVQENPTPTVMVTNATVAVPAEVIPRGETITLSSEKCTLEKAESVDGSTEPFPPSAPPVPAVVNLTEPLAAATENIKPASNLQKDVTNHEVQESVLPKCPCPQEERSATILQLTAVSPRDTSDPHLKMTKTQFLAQLSVSPVVRAPKKVHSKGSSDPSTAAKLQKASIMARLRSRVRKLGKRTEANQKSQPTIPETTPKSQEIPRLECLSDVETFDEDSILADNEKPRVAEDVELLKSASNDSSMSLSSDSIVLNLSADEEDDVDGDVIHEKAGAVLLSTSGTSAIIDNECAKNPDGFNPEATESVSVSPAADSDIDNAGAENPQSTVQSCEKSHSVRSDTNLENVELITISPGTSSSASDSTNPEQREFVSVSPTTDTDTDDVVGENLQSTAESCTESHSMRDDVELQDVGTVTISPGTSSSASDSTNPEQRECVSVSPTDTDDVVDDVELQDVGTITISPGTSSSASDSTNPEQRECVSVSPTIDTDDVVIENPESTAESCTESHSMTDHVELQDVGTVTISPGTSSSVSDSNIPEQRECVSVSPTTDTDISVGAENPESTAESCTTSHSMRDGVGLHDVGSIPISPGGSRPDSADNNPENRECISISPMPDSVDSENPDSTVENCTKSHSVRDDTGPQNVESVTISSGISSSASDDGNPEKGECVSISPMTDSADSENPESTVESWTKSHSMTDDVGLITISARGSSSVRVDDNPKKKERISISPMTDSFDSEKPESAAKSWTTSHSMTDDVNPPNVGLITVNSGSSSSAGDGAEERECASGRPTLYTAIDNVGAKNSKSTENCRKSSSTKHGTNPQNVGSVTVSCGRSSSANDNGNPRKRGHASASPMKSSSSRDQNTNKKTKSTVVTPQRTTTTNGTKPKKTKSIPVTPMKSRTNRDINSKRVGSPTLSSRKSSSAQDGTRPQTAVSASVGCQGSDFNRDVTTPKKTASTSANPRRSIVNKDESVIKQTKSGLSSVKRRRSSRATESSSAKKPRSESSPYKSLPKLAKNGITSKNTGQPPAENPSLIHNGAGPKKSPRVVNAKKLTEAAKAKTPAKTKKSNWAKLQSDSEESETEDFVNSGTEKNSKSKAERATPTTPTIRTPLERDGASQSAKNKESSTGQAEVQVTRKRRVLTSSRLLMKSDLFVSTTENASKKGKAKPRFPVIFPPIGCPLPMPAITPKPYPEIGRVLLKNQCGECGRVLSSQSSLENHVRVHSGSRPFICKLCGKSFPNLKGLKRHIGVHRNGKIHICPHCGKGFVYRFGLTKHILMVHSRIKPFVCQICSRGFFSRRDVEAHIRIHTGEKPFQCNLCQKKFTRKVELNMHLMWHNGEKRHWCAFCGKAFLDYNNMKRHQYIHTGEKPYACTHCPKRFKQSSHLKKHMSSIHKTN, encoded by the exons ATGTCGGCCGATGATTTTCAGAAAATGTATGCCTCCGTTATGGAGGGCATGCTGAAAAGTGCCGTGGCGGAAACCAGGAAACTTTTTGAAACTATGGTCGATGACCTAAAGTCAGAAATATCCAAAATCAAGAAGGAAAACGAAGAGCTTAAGACGAAATGCAACCAGTTTGAAAATGCGACAACCGACGCCAAAGAGAGACGACGAGACAGCGCTGTTCAGTGCG TGGCGGAGCAGTCTGGATCCTCGCAAACCCAAGGGCAGCAGAGCAAGCGTGAAGAACTGCAGGATGTTCTTCAGAAGGCACAGCACTCTGAGGCCCATGGACAGGGAAATTCTGAGATGACTTTTGTCATTATCAACGAAAAT GTGGCTGAGGTGCCAGCTGTTGTCGGTATGGAAGCATTCAGTGGCCTTGAAG TGGCGGCACCTGTTACCGGACTTGAAGTGAAGGGGACTGTTGTTAGCCAGATATGTTCAAATGAAACACAGACTTCATCCCAGAAATATGAAGGGACTTCTGTGGCCCAGGGAATCTCTTCTTTACCTAATGACGGTAAACTAAGCTGTTTGAATGAAGCTGAGAGACCTGCATCCGAACCAGAGCACCGAATGGTCCTATCTTTTGTTACAATAAACAGTGGCGTTGCAGAAGAACCCAAGGATTGTCCAAAAGGAATGGACATATGGATAGACAAAGACCTTGTAATGTTTGAAGATCCATCTTTGCTAATTGCTCAGCAACAACCAGTGCTTGAACCCACTGAAAACCAGAAGTCAGCAGTGGCATCACTGCAACATCAAGGAGATGGAGAAATGGCTCTAAACAAGCAACTTAAAGTTCCTCTGCAACAGCCTGCTGGTGTTACTTCTACAGATGAACAGTTGCCAATGGCACTGCTCAGCAACGGAGCTGAACCAGATCATCCTGTGCTCATCTCACTTGCTACAGGAAATGACATAGAGCAGTCCATCTACACTCCAAATACATTTGTGCTTCTGGCACAAGGAGATGGCCAATTAGTTGCATTTGAAGAACAGCCAATGCTAATTGCTTTGCAGCAATCAGTGGTTGAACCCCCTGAAAAAACACCATCACAGTCTGTCCCTCAGCAGTCTCCAAAAGAATGTGACATATCTATAAACGATCAATTGGGCAATGCTGTGGAGCGGTCCTCTGGTGTCCCTACTGCAGACAAACCTTCGCCAGAAGCGGAGCAGCTTGAAAATGAGACATGTGCAGGATTAACAAATAAAGCACAAGAGGTTCTGGTTGTTCCCACACCCGATTTGACATCACGCCGTAAAAGAGGACGACCGCCTAAGAAAAGGAGACCGTTCAAAGATCAACAAACGCCAGAGAAAAGCATAATCGAGTCTCGAGTTGATGATGTTCCTACAAACCAAGAAGTTGTGAAGGAGGTTGAGGCCTCTTCAGCAGCTGATAATGTGAATGCCTTGTCAAAGGAGTCTCCAAAACCACCTTTAGATCAGGTCCCAGAGGCTTTATCTTCTAACATGTCATCAGTCCAACAAGCAGCCAGCGCTCATTTGGGTGAAGTGAAGAACATTAGTGTTAGCTCATTACCCATTTCAGAAACATCTTTGATAGTAGAACAGCCTTTGGAAATGGGGAACAAATCTGATTCCCAGCAGCCTGTCATGGGTATGGAAGTAGATATTCAGGTTCCAACCACAAATGTCTCATCTGATGTTGAAACCACAAGCATGCCACCCGAGAGCCATTCAAAACCACTTCAGCCTAGGTCACGTCTCACATCTGTAACTCTTCAGGATGCAATGCTGTTGGTTGAAGCAATGAACACTCACAGCTTAGTGCCCCAGCCCATAGTAGAAAACATAGTCCCCTTTACAGAAACACTCACCACACCTCAAAGCCAATCTTCTCAACCTGTGAGTGAGAGCCCAGCACAACTCAATGTTCCTGTTGCCCCCCAGGCATCGGATTCAAAAATGCTGCCTCAGCCTCCTGCTGGAACTTATGAAGCACTTAGCAGTTTGCCCAAAACGGCTCCACCCACAGAAGATTATCCAGTAAAGTCAATTATGGGACCTCGTAAAAGTAGTGTTATCCCTCTAACACATAAAAATCCACCTCGCATAAAAGTCATCACGGCAGGTCGTATGGTCAGTCCTTCTTCAAAAACTGGTGTATCTCAAATACCGCCACCAACAAAGCAAACACAACTTAAGTCACATCCACAGCGCATTATCCATCCACCAACGTCGATGGGGCCTGGGCCTGACAAACGAAAAATTGGTACAGTCCCTCAGAAAATAATTGTTGTTCCAAAAATGTCATCTTCACTTTCTTCCCACACATTCGGGACTCCGCCCCCAACACAGGTTTCTCCTCATTTAAAAGTTGTTAATGCCCATAAACCTAATTTGCTTCCAGCCCCCATAGTTGCCAACATGCCCCTTAAATCAGGTTTGTGTCCTAGTGTTGTTCAGAAAACATCAGTTAAATCCCAGAAATCACTTTCTGTTGTCACTTCACAGATGACTTCCACGTCCACAAATCAGCAGTTGGAAACATCGCAGCCCCAAAAACTTACAGTTATAATTCCAAGACGTCAGCTCCCTCGCCTGCCGATGCCAGTTGTCAGCAAAAAGCAGGAGGTGGCGGTGGTTGCATTGCCGCCGGCACATTCAGGGACCCCATCACAACTTAAAACTGCTGCAGAGGCACAAGTGTCCTCAGATGAAGCAGTTACATCTTCTCAAACAAGGACTAGCACATCTGACATCTGTGAACCTGCCATGCAAAGTAACTCTGTTTCTGCAAAGACAAACACACCACCCAAAACAGTTTCAAAGGTAGCAGTTTCACCGAGGTTAATGCCAGCCTCTGTGTGCCCTCCTGTCACACCTGCTGTCCAAATGAAAAGCACTGCAGTAGTCAGGTTATGCAGACTGCCGCCGACAGTACCACCCGAAGGAGTCGTCGTTTCAAATGCATCTACTAAAAATAAGTCCGTATTGAACGACTCTACCCAAACAACACAAGAGAAACCATCTTCTGTGGTCAAATCAATGCAGACATCACAGCATGCAAAAGAAATCGTCCTACTTCCTGAGATACCAACATCTTCCACTGATGGGCTTCCTGATCTCAGAAGGTCTGAGGACATGTCTGTCCGAGATTCTCAAATAACGACAGAGCCAAACCCGGTTCAAGAGAATCCAACACCGACTGTCATGGTAACTAATGCAACTGTGGCTGTTCCTGCAGAAGTTATTCCACGTGGCGAGACAATAACTTTGTCTTCAGAAAAGTGCACACTTGAGAAGGCAGAGTCTGTTGATGGAAGCACGGAGCCATTTCCGCCATCTGCTCCGCCAGTGCCTGCGGTTGTCAACCTGACTGAACCTTTAGCTGCAGCCACTGAAAATATCAAGCCAGCTTCCAATTTGCAAAAGGATGTAACTAACCATGAAGTGCAGGAGAGTGTGCTGCCAAAATGCCCATGTCCCCAAGAGGAACGATCTGCTACCATCTTACAGCTAACTGcggtttcacccagagacacatcTGACCCTCACTTAAAGATGACAAAAACGCAGTTTCTGGCACAGCTGTCTGTGTCGCCTGTGGTGCGAGCCCCCAAAAAG GTTCACTCCAAGGGCTCTTCAGATCCCAGCACTGCTGCTAAATTACAGAAAGCATCTATTATGGCCCGACTCCGGAGTCGTGTCAGAAAACTAGGTAAAAGAACTGAAGCAAATCAAAAATCGCAACCCACAATTCCAGAGACCACTCCTAAAAGTCAGGAGATACCTAGATTAGAATGTTTAAGTGATGTGGAAACATTTGATGAAGACTCTATTCTTGCTGATAATGAAAAACCCAGAGTAGCTGAGGATGTTGAACTTCTTAAGAGCGCAAGTAATGACTCGTCAATGAGCCTGAGTTCAGATTCCATAGTTCTGAATTTATCTGCGGATGAAGAGGATGATGTTGATGGTGATGTAATCCATGAAAAGGCAGGAGCTGTTTTGCTGAGTACTAGCGGGACGAGCGCAATCATAGATAATGAATGTGCTAAAAATCCAGATGGATTTAACCCCGAAGCCACTGAATCTGTTTCTGTCAGTCCAGCAGCAGACTCTGATATAGATAATGCTGGTGCTGAAAATCCTCAATCCACTGTTCAAAGTTGTGAGAAGTCTCACTCAGTGAGAAGTGACACTAACCTTGAAAATGTTGAGTTGATTACTATCAGTCCTGGAACATCCAGCTCAGCTAGTGATTCAACTAATCCTGAACAAAGagaatttgtttctgtcagtcctaCGACAGATACTGATACTGATGATGTCGTTGGTGAAAACCTTCAATCCACTGCTGAGAGTTGTACAGAGTCTCACTCAATGAGAGATGACGTTGAACTTCAAGATGTTGGCACAGTTACTATCAGTCCTGGAACATCCAGCTCAGCTAGTGATTCAACTAATCCTGAACAAAGAGAATGTGTTTCTGTCAGTCCGACAGATACTGATGATGTTGTTG ATGATGTTGAACTTCAAGATGTTGGCACGATTACTATTAGTCCTGGAACATCCAGCTCAGCTAGTGATTCAACTAATCCTGAACAAAGAGAATGTGTTTCTGTCAGTCCTACAATAGATACTGATGATGTTGTTATTGAAAACCCTGAATCCACTGCTGAGAGTTGTACAGAGTCTCACTCAATGACAGATCATGTTGAACTTCAAGATGTTGGCACAGTTACTATCAGTCCTGGAACATCCAGCTCAGTTAGTGATTCGAATATTCCTGAACAAAGAGAATGTGTTTCTGTCAGTCCTACGACAGATACTGATATCAGTGTTGGTGCCGAAAACCCTGAATCCACTGCTGAGAGTTGTACAACGTCTCACTCAATGAGAGATGGTGTTGGGCTTCACGATGTTGGCTCAATTCCGATCAGTCCTGGA GGATCCAGGCCAGATAGTGCTGACAATAATCCTGAAAACAGAGAATGTATTTCTATCAGTCCTATGCCAGACTCTGTTGATTCTGAAAACCCTGACTCCACAGTTGAGAATTGTACAAAATCTCACTCAGTGAGAGATGACACTGGCCCTCAAAATGTTGAATCAGTTACCATCAGTTCTGGAATATCCAGCTCAGCTAGTGATGATGGTAATCCAGAAAAGGGAGAATGTGT TTCTATCAGCCCTATGACGGACTCTGCTGATTCTGAAAACCCTGAATCCACTGTTGAGAGTTGGACAAAGTCTCACTCGATGACAGATGACGTTGGACTGATTACGATCAGTGCTAGAGGATCCAGCTCAGTTAGGGTTGACGATAATCCTAAAAAGAAAGAACGTATTTCTATTAGTCCTATGACAGACTCTTTTGATTCTGAAAAACCCGAATCCGCTGCAAAGAGTTGGACAACGTCTCACTCGATGACAGATGACGTTAACCCTCCAAATGTTGGACTGATTACTGTCAATTCTGGAAGCTCCAGCTCAGCTGGTGATGGTGCTGAAGAAAGAGAATGTGCTTCTGGACGTCCTACACTGTACACGGCTATAGATAATGTTGGTGCTAAAAATTCAAAATCCACTGAAAATTGTAGAAAGTCTAGCTCAACAAAACATGGCACCAACCCTCAAAATGTTGGCTCAGTTACAGTCAGTTGTGGAAGATCCAGCTCAGCTAATGATAATGGTAATCCTAGAAAGAGAGGACATGCATCTGCTAGTCCTATGAAGTCTAGCTCAAGTAGAGACCAGAATACGAATAAAAAGACCAAATCAACTGTAGTGACTCCTCAAAGGACTACCACTACAAATGGCACAAAACCTAAAAAGACTAAGTCCATTCCTGTCACTCCTATGAAATCTAGAACAAATAGAGATATCAACTCTAAAAGGGTTGGATCTCCTACTCTCAGTTCTAGGAAGTCGAGCTCTGCTCAAGATGGCACTAGGCCTCAAACAGCTGTGTCTGCTTCTGTCGGTTGTCAGGGGTCTGACTTCAACAGAGATGTTACCACTCCTAAAAAGACTGCATCCACCTCTGCCAATCCGAGGAGGTCTATAGTTAATAAAGACGAATCTGTGATTAAACAGACAAAAAGTGGATTAAGTTCTGTCAAGCGTAGGAGGTCCAGTAGAGCTACAGAGTCTTCTAGTGCTAAGAAACCCAGGAGTGAATCTTCTCCATATAAAAGTTTACCTAAATTAGCTAAAAATGGTATCACCTCAAAAAATACTGGCCAACCCCCTGCTGAGAACCCCTCTTTAATTCACAATGGCGCTGGTCCCAAAAAGAGTCCAAGAGTGGTGAATGCTAAGAAGTTAACTGAGGCAGCCAAAGCTAAGACACCAGCAAAAACAAAGAAGTCTAACTGGGCAAAGTTGCAAAGTGACAGTGAAGAATCAGAAACAGAGGACTTTGTGAATAGTGGTACTGAGAAGAATTCTAAATCGAAAGCTGAAAGGGCCACACCTACAACTCCCACCATCAGAACACCCCTGGAGAGGGATGGTGCATCACAGTCAGCAAAAAATAAAGAGTCGTCCACCGGTCAAGCTGAGGTCCAAGTGACCCGAAAGCGGCGAGTTCTGACTAGTTCTCGCTTGCTGATGAAATCAGACTTATTTGTTTCCACCACAGAGAATGCAAGCAAGAAAGGTAAAGCAAAACCTCGCTTCCCAGTCATTTTTCCACCAATTGGTTGTCCTCTCCCAATGCCTGCCATAACACCAAAGCCTTATCCAGAAATTGGTAGAGTTCTCCTGAAAAACCAGTGTGgggaatgtgggcgtgtcctcagCAGTCAGTCTTCCCTGGAGAACCATGTTAGGGTTCATTCAGGTAGCAGACCTTTCATCTGCAAGCTCTGTGGAAAAAGCTTCCCAAATCTCAAAGGCCTGAAACGGCACATTGGAGTGCACCGTAATGGCAAGATACATATCTGCCCGCACTGTGGGAAGGGATTTGTCTATCGTTTCGGCCTCACCAAGCACATCCTGATGGTGCACAGCAGAATTAAACCGTTTGTCTGCCAGATCTGCAGCAGGGGATTTTTCTCAAGACGAGACGTGGAAGCTCACATCCGTATTCACACGGGAGAGAAACCATTCCAATGCAACCTGTGTCAGAAAAAATTCACAAGGAAAGTCGAACTCAATATGCATTTGATGTGGCACAACGGAGAGAAGAGACACTGGTGCGCATTTTGTGGGAAGGCATTTTTAGACTACAACAATATGAAAAGGCATCAGTATatccacacaggagagaaaccatacgCCTGCACACACTGCCCCAAGCGCTTCAAACAGTCAAGCCACCTGAAAAAACATATGTCAAGTATACATAAAACCAATTGA